One genomic region from Ammospiza caudacuta isolate bAmmCau1 chromosome 1, bAmmCau1.pri, whole genome shotgun sequence encodes:
- the ANKRD46 gene encoding ankyrin repeat domain-containing protein 46 — protein sequence MSYVFVNDSSQTNVPLLQACIDGDFNYSKRLLESGFDPNIRDSRGRTGLHLAAARGNVDICQLLHKFGADLLATDYQGNTALHLCGHVDTIQFLVSNGLKIDICNHQGATPLVLAKRRGVNKDVIRLLESLEEQEVKGFNRGAHSKLETMQTAESESAMESHSLLNPNLQQGEGVLSSFRTTWQEFVEDLGFWRVLLLIIVIALLSLGIAYYVSGVLPFVENQPELVH from the exons ATGTCCTACGTTTTTGTGAACGACTCCTCGCAGACCAACgtgcctctgctgcaggcctgCATTGATGGAGATTTCAACTACTCCAAGCGGCTCCTGGAGAGTGGCTTTGACCCCAACATCCGTGACAGCCGGGGCCGCACTGGCCTGCACCTGGCGGCAGCCAGAGGAAATGTAGACATCTGTCAGCTCTTGCATAAATTTGGGGCTGACCTGCTGGCCACTGATTACCAGGGCAACACAGCCCTTCACCTGTGTGGCCATGTTGATACCATCCAGTTCCTAGTTTCTAATGGACTTAAAATTGATATTTG CAACCACCAAGGTGCAACACCACTTGTTCTTGCCAAACGAAGGGGTGTGAATAAAGATGTGATTAGACTGCTGGAATCGTtagaggagcaggaggtgaaAGGATTTAACAGAGGAGCTCACTCAAAGCTGGAGACAATGCAGACAGCTGAAAGTGAAAG TGCAATGGAAAGCCATTCCCTGCTCAATCCAAACCTGCAGCAGGGTGAAGGAGTTCTTTCCAGTTTCCGCACGACGTGGCAGGAGTTTGTGGAAGACCTGGGCTTCTGGAGGGTGCTGCTCCTCATCATTGTCATCGCTCTCCTGTCCCTTGGAATTGCCTACTATGTTAGTGGGGTGCTTCCTTTCGTAGAAAACCAGCCTGAACTGGTGCACTGA